One Haemorhous mexicanus isolate bHaeMex1 chromosome 7, bHaeMex1.pri, whole genome shotgun sequence genomic window, TAGCGCGCTCCGCCGCCGGGGCGCGGCCAGGGGGCGGGGCCGAAGGCGGGGTGGTGGGGCGCGCGCACTTCCGCCCGCCGCCGTGACGTCACGGGCAGCCGCCGGTGTCCAGGGCGGGTGCGGCGCCGGATGGAGCGGCCGGGGAAGTCCCGCCGGGGCCGCAGGTACCGGGGAGCCGGGgaaaagcagggcagggcagggcattgcaaggcaaggcaaggcaaagaAAAGCAACGAAAAGCAACGCTGGGCTGGGCGCGCTGTGGCGGGCAGCGGGACGGTGTCCTGGTCCCGGCGGTCGCCCCGCAGTGGCGGCGGGGCAGCCCGGGGGCGGCTCGGGGACTGAATGAGGCCCCTTGGGACGGCGGGGCAGGAATGGCCTCGGGTGAGGACCCTCGAAGTGCGGACTCTGCTGGGGCCGAGTGTAACCGCGGCCTCCAGCCGCAGCTCGGTGGGCTTTGGGCTGCCGGgacccctctgccccttcccttcGCGGCCCGAGGCCTCATCTCCGCAGCGACGCTGAACGTCCGCTCCTCGGAGGGAGGTTCCTTGCGGGGAGCCCGGAGCCTTGTTTCTCCCGCGGGAAGGAGCAAGCGCCTGGTCTCCCCCCTTGCAGGGTGCTCGAGTGGCCCGGCACTGGATGCGGGGACTGGCTGACAGGTAGAGCGTTGCTCGGACGTAAATGCTGGGCACAGGTGCTGTGCAACTGCTGCGGTACCGCTGCAGCAGCTTCTTGCTGCTTCGCTGAGGGACAGGGCCTCCTTCAGCAGCTGATGGAAAGCCCCACCCAAGCTCTCCTGGAGGGCACTGTGGGCAGGTAGACTCGGATGCCTGTGCAGTGAACGTCCCAGGCCGGGGAGGTGGTGATGCAGGCGGCAGGCACGTGCCCTGCTGATGGCTAGCCAAGGGGCTGATTGTGGGAATCATCGCTGAGTCTGAGTCTTTCTGGCTGTTCCTCCTAGAGGCACCCAGCAGTTGGTGTGAGCTGATCTTGCCTGGCTTCTGCAGTAGCCTGGCTTTCTGGTGTCTGATGATGAGTGTGACCCCGACCAGGGGGTGCCTCCTGGACCTGCCCTGGGAAGACATCTTGGTTCCACATATCCTCTGTCATCTACCACTGCAGCAACTCCTGAGCCTGCAGAGGGTCAGCAAGTCGTTCCAGTCTCTCATCCAGC contains:
- the LOC132329613 gene encoding uncharacterized protein LOC132329613, yielding MIPTISPLASHQQGTCLPPASPPPRPGTFTAQASESTCPQCPPGELGWGFPSAAEGGPVPQRSSKKLLQRYRSSCTAPVPSIYVRATLYLSASPRIQCRATRAPCKGGDQALAPSRGRNKAPGSPQGTSLRGADVQRRCGDEASGREGKGQRGPGSPKPTELRLEAAVTLGPSRVRTSRVLTRGHSCPAVPRGLIQSPSRPRAAPPPLRGDRRDQDTVPLPATARPAQRCFSLLFFALPCLAMPCPALLFPGSPVPAAPAGLPRPLHPAPHPPWTPAAARDVTAAGGSARAPPPRLRPRPLAAPRRRSALPGAAQRHRTAVGSAGRHSGPRWSQVPLVSQRLPQVAPSGAARTPAVVPQLTGRSRSPAHSACPSSSVIPDRHCTPGPHGPSSPVAAAPQTPRLPRAHRLSQFLGYPVSPAHTSRFSSPRPQFPEAHRLLSPAAT